The Desulfovibrio oxyclinae DSM 11498 DNA window CTTGTCGCCCTCGGGGCTGAACACGGGGTCGAAGACCATGTCGAAGTCTTCGCTGTAGGGCTTGCCGTCCAGCACGATGTTGTAGCGCCCGCCCTTCTTGACCTTGGCGGCCACGGCGGACCCGTCGGGGCTGAACACCGGCTTCCATGCCATGTCGTAGTCACCGGACCAGGTGGTACCGTCAACGATGACGTTGTACCCGCTGTCGCGGTTGTGACCCAGCGCCGCGGCGCGGCGTCCGTCATGGCTCAAGGAGAGATCCACCACCGCACCGAAGGTGCAATCCCAGGGCTTTGCGTCGCGACATACGGTGAACTTGCCGAAGTCGGTGGCGCAAATGGCCCACAGGGCGGATCCGTCCGGGCTGAACTGCTGCTGCCAGAGCTGGGAGAAACGAGGCTCCCAGATGATCTCGGCGTTGCGGGCCATGCCCCAGCGTCCGCTCACGCGCACGGGGGCCACGACGCTCTTGTCCGCCGGGTTGAAGCAGGGTTCCCAGACGCAGGCGAAGTCCTTGCTCCAGAACTTGCCGTCCACCGCGATGGTGTAGTCGTAAAGAGTCTTTCGGGTCTGACAGGCCACGCTTCCGGCATCCGCGCTGAACACCGGGGTGTAGACGTTCATTGCGCGAAGGTCCCAGAGCTTTCCGTCCACGGCCAGAGAGAATATACCCTCCTGAAAGCCGAAGATGTCGGCCGGCCCCATGGACTCCGCCTGAACGGCAGCGGCCGAACGCGTTCCACAAGCGCTCAGCTTGTACTGGTTCGCGTTCTCAAAAAGTTGATCCCAAGGTTTCCCGTCGACGATCATCCCGTACTTCATGTCCTGCTGTACGGCCACGGCAAGCTTGCCGCCGCCGAACTGCATGTCCCACAAAAACCCGTAGGTTTCTTCCCACGGTTTCCCGTCAACGGCCACGGTCCACTCCATGTCCAGAGAGACCAGCGCGGCCAAGCTGCCGTCGGGGGTGAATTTGGGACAGATCGCCTTTTCGAACCTGTTTTCCAGCACTTCGCCGTTGACGACGAAGCTGAACTCGGCATCATCCGTACAGGCCACGCACGCGACGGTTTCACCGTCGGGACTGGCGTGCCACTCTTCGGTCCAGCGAACGTCTTCGCTGATTTCCGAGAGGTTCTGCACGGTTTTCTTGCCGGGCTCCCAATTCCAGCCGTTAGTATCAGTCATATGCTCCTCCAGGCCCGGCTACCGGGCCAATTTTCCTCACCTCATCAGCTCGACCGGGACAGTCGAGCCGAACAGCCCGTGAAACTCTTAGAAAAAGAGCAATTTTCACAAGCTCTCACCTCATCTTTCAACCTTACGGCCAAATACCACGGCCAGTCCATCGTGGCAAACCACTTTGTGAACATCTGCCCGTAATACTCAAAAAGCCAATTAATCAATAATTTCAATGCATAAATATAATCCACCCAAAACACACCCTATTCACCTATGGGCGGTTCCGAAAAACTTGTTGATCAATCAATCAGTCCTCGCATTTTGTCAAGACCGCATAGTGCTCGGCCCAGTTTCAAGACCCGACTTTACAAAGGACGGAGGTACAGACATGGTTCAATAATGGTACGCATATTCATATGGTGACCATTATTATATGAAATGCGCCCTCTTCTTTTATCGAAACCTAAACACTGCCCGTGAAACAGGGAGGCCCGGATGCCATATGTAAACATTCGGATAACGCGCGAAGGCGCCACTGCGGAACAAAAGCAACAGCTCATGGACGGCGTGACAGCCCTGCTCAGGGACGTACTGGGCAAGAATCCCGAGACCACCTTCGTGATCATCGATGAAGTGGATACCGACAACTGGGGAATAGCCGGAGAATCTGTCACCAATCGCCGGAAGCGTGGTCGCTGATGCATGGCAAACAAAAGACGGCGCCCCCTGAGGGACGCCGTCTTCCATGAGCAGACAGTATGCTTCGCCTAGTCCAGCATGCCGCGCTCTTCCAGAAACTGCATGAGCCGCGTGGCCTCGGCTGCCCCCATAGTGCCGCCAAGCGCCGTGGCAACAGCTATGGTCTCAAGGAACTCATCCAACGTGGCCCCCTGCTCGATGGCGTTGTCCGCCTGATACAGGATGCAGGCGCGGCAGCCTTTTATCATCGCGGCGCAGAGCGCCATGAGCCGCTTGTGCTTTGCGCCGATGCTCCCTCCGGCATACGCTTCCGCAGCAATTGCGTCATACGCCTGCGCAAACTCGGGCATGCGTTCGCGATACTGTGCCCAACTCGCTCCGATGCTTTCCTTCAGTTCAACCTGACTCTCGCTCATATTCGTTTCTCCTTGTTTTCAGCACCATGCCGCGTGGCAAAACATTAGACAAACGAATTGATTTTATGCGACCCATAAACATGCTTGATACTTCGCGCGCCACCAGCCTGCCCATTGATCTTCTGAGGACCTTCGTCGCCGCTGTGGACTGCGGCAGCTTCACCCGTGCCGCACATACGGTGCACCGGACCCAGGCCGCAGTCAGCATGCAGATGGCCCGTCTGGAGGATGAAGTAGGGACGCTGTTGTTTCGACGTGCAGGCCGAGGCGTGACCCTGACGCTGGAAGGGGAAACGCTTGTCGAATACGCGCGCAGGTTGCTTTCATTGCACGACGAAGCGCTCTCGGCCGTCACCGCGCCGGAAATGGAGGGACGTGTCCGCCTTGGTGCCCCGGAGGACTATGCGTCGTGGTTTCTTCCGCAGATGCTCGCAGCCTTCCACGAAACTCATCCGCTCGTGCGCGTGGAGGTTTTCTGCGGCACAAGCCAGTCGCTGAACCTTCGCTTTCAGCGGGGAGAGCTGGACCTGACCATACTCAGTCACGCCGCGGATCCGCTGGACGACCAAACCGCCGAGGTGATTCATCGCGAACCCATCGTGTGGGTCACGGGCCTGAGCGGCAACGCGCATGAACGCGAACCGCTCCCGCTGGCGGTCTTTCATGATGGGTGCACTTATCGCCGCTGGGCCGTGGAGGGATGTGAGCGCATGGGCCGCGACTATCGGATAGCGTTTGTGAGCCCCAGCCTGACAGGCGTGCTTTCGGCCGTGAAGGCGGGCCTCGGCGTGGCCCCGGTGGGGCGCAGCACGGTGGACGGCGAGTTGCGGCTGCTTGGAGAATCCGAAGGGTTCCCGGCCCTGCCGAGCTCTACGGTTTGCCTGCACCGACATCCCGGAGCGCATGGCGAAATCGTCGAAGGGCTGGCGCGGTTCATCCGCCGAAAGCTGGTCTAGCTGCTCCCGACCTTGGGATCGAGGGTGATCCGCACGTCAGCCACAACGGCCCGCTCTGGGCCAACAAGCACGGGATTGAACTCGGCCTCCAGCACTTCCGGCAGGTCCACGGCCAGCCGCGACATGGTCAGAATCACCTCTTCCAGCTTGTCAAAGTTGGCATACGGGCCACCGTCGATGCCCTTGAGCAGCAGGTAGGACCGGATTTCGCGCACGATCTCGAACGCGTCCTGCTTCGACAGCGGAGCCAGCCGCAGGGCCACGTCCTTGACGATCTCCACATATACACCACCCAGCCCAAACATTAGCAGTGGCCCGAACTGGTCGTCGCGCTTGAACCCCACGATGACCTCGCGTGACCCGGCCGGGGCCATCTCCTGAACGAGACAGCCCGCGATGTAGGCGTCCGGGCGCATACGTGTGGCCCGAGAGGTGATGTCGGAGAACGCCTCGGCCACGGCCTCGGCATTTTTCAGCCCCACGGCCACGCCGTCCACGTCGGTTTTATGCGATATCTGCGGCGAGGCGATTTTGAGCGCCACGGGATAGCCTATGGCATCCGCGCCGCGTACGGCCTCTTCCGATGAACGGGCAAGCAGGGTTCCCGGGACGTCCAGTCCATAGGCCGAAGCCACCTCCTGCGCCCGGAACTCCACCACTTCGCGCTCACCTCGCGCCGCGGACTCGCGCAGGACTTTCCGCGCCCGCTCCACGTCGCGGTAAGCATCCAGATACTCTGGTTGCGGACGATGACGTCGCACGGCGTGGGAATGCATGGCGTAAATGCTCTCCACCGCGGCCGCCGGGAAATCGTAGCAGGGGATTCCCGCTTCACGCAGGATTTTTCGCCCGGCACCGACGCGCCTGCCGCCGATGAAACTGGCAAAGACAGGCTTGCCGCATCGTTCTGCGGTTCGGGCCACGGCTTTGGCGGTATCCTCAATGCCCACGGCGGCTGTGGGGGTCAGCATCACCAGCAGGCTGTGCACCGTCGGGTCCTCGGCCACCACCTCCATGGTCGCCGCATACCGTTCGGCGTCCGCGTCCCCAATGATGTCCACGGGGTTGTTGAACGCCGCGTATCCCGGCAGAAATTCCTGCAGCCGCATGACGGTGCGCGGCGTGAGGGACGGCACGGACAGTCCGTGCAGCACCGCATCGTCCGCCGCGAGGATGCCCGGCCCGCCCGAGTTGGTCACGATGCCCACGTTGGGCCCCTTGGGCAGCGGCTGTTCGGAAAAAGCGAGAGCGAGGTTGAACAGCGACTCCACGTCGCGCACGCGAATGACCCCGGCCTTGCGAAAGGCGGTCCCGTACGCACTGTCCGACCCGGCGATGGCTCCGGTGTGCGAACTGGCGGCCTTGGCCCCGGCTGCGGTGGAACCGGACTTGATCATGATCACCGGTTTGTTGCGCGTGACGGTTTCGGCCCGAAGCAGAAAATCCTTTCCGTTCTCCACGTTCTCCACATAGCCCAGAATGACATCCGTCTCAGGGTCCGAGTCGAGGTAGCGGAGCATGTCCGCTTCATCCATGAGGGCCTTGTTGCCGAGGCTCACGAACTTGGAGAACCCGATGCCCGCACCGCGCGCCCAGTCGAGAATGGCCACGCACAGCGCGCCCGACTGGGAAAAGAAGGCGATGTTGCCCGGCAGCGGCTGGCCCGCGGCGAACGACGCATTGACCCCCGCAGGAGAG harbors:
- a CDS encoding acetate--CoA ligase family protein; its protein translation is MAKPSLEPFFNPETVAVVGASSTPGKVGHTVMENMLSAGFRGKLLPVNPKGGDIMGVEAVTSVEHLPRGVDLAVVAVPRRFVIDTARELASIGCRSVIVITAGFKEVGHKGYDLEQELAGICRDADMALLGPNCLGMINSPAGVNASFAAGQPLPGNIAFFSQSGALCVAILDWARGAGIGFSKFVSLGNKALMDEADMLRYLDSDPETDVILGYVENVENGKDFLLRAETVTRNKPVIMIKSGSTAAGAKAASSHTGAIAGSDSAYGTAFRKAGVIRVRDVESLFNLALAFSEQPLPKGPNVGIVTNSGGPGILAADDAVLHGLSVPSLTPRTVMRLQEFLPGYAAFNNPVDIIGDADAERYAATMEVVAEDPTVHSLLVMLTPTAAVGIEDTAKAVARTAERCGKPVFASFIGGRRVGAGRKILREAGIPCYDFPAAAVESIYAMHSHAVRRHRPQPEYLDAYRDVERARKVLRESAARGEREVVEFRAQEVASAYGLDVPGTLLARSSEEAVRGADAIGYPVALKIASPQISHKTDVDGVAVGLKNAEAVAEAFSDITSRATRMRPDAYIAGCLVQEMAPAGSREVIVGFKRDDQFGPLLMFGLGGVYVEIVKDVALRLAPLSKQDAFEIVREIRSYLLLKGIDGGPYANFDKLEEVILTMSRLAVDLPEVLEAEFNPVLVGPERAVVADVRITLDPKVGSS
- a CDS encoding LysR substrate-binding domain-containing protein — encoded protein: MRPINMLDTSRATSLPIDLLRTFVAAVDCGSFTRAAHTVHRTQAAVSMQMARLEDEVGTLLFRRAGRGVTLTLEGETLVEYARRLLSLHDEALSAVTAPEMEGRVRLGAPEDYASWFLPQMLAAFHETHPLVRVEVFCGTSQSLNLRFQRGELDLTILSHAADPLDDQTAEVIHREPIVWVTGLSGNAHEREPLPLAVFHDGCTYRRWAVEGCERMGRDYRIAFVSPSLTGVLSAVKAGLGVAPVGRSTVDGELRLLGESEGFPALPSSTVCLHRHPGAHGEIVEGLARFIRRKLV
- a CDS encoding carboxymuconolactone decarboxylase family protein, with protein sequence MSESQVELKESIGASWAQYRERMPEFAQAYDAIAAEAYAGGSIGAKHKRLMALCAAMIKGCRACILYQADNAIEQGATLDEFLETIAVATALGGTMGAAEATRLMQFLEERGMLD
- the tmcD gene encoding electron transfer complex subunit TmcD translates to MTDTNGWNWEPGKKTVQNLSEISEDVRWTEEWHASPDGETVACVACTDDAEFSFVVNGEVLENRFEKAICPKFTPDGSLAALVSLDMEWTVAVDGKPWEETYGFLWDMQFGGGKLAVAVQQDMKYGMIVDGKPWDQLFENANQYKLSACGTRSAAAVQAESMGPADIFGFQEGIFSLAVDGKLWDLRAMNVYTPVFSADAGSVACQTRKTLYDYTIAVDGKFWSKDFACVWEPCFNPADKSVVAPVRVSGRWGMARNAEIIWEPRFSQLWQQQFSPDGSALWAICATDFGKFTVCRDAKPWDCTFGAVVDLSLSHDGRRAAALGHNRDSGYNVIVDGTTWSGDYDMAWKPVFSPDGSAVAAKVKKGGRYNIVLDGKPYSEDFDMVFDPVFSPEGDKVLVKGIRNGAYERIVATVGDFRKEA
- a CDS encoding 2-hydroxymuconate tautomerase family protein, which codes for MPYVNIRITREGATAEQKQQLMDGVTALLRDVLGKNPETTFVIIDEVDTDNWGIAGESVTNRRKRGR